The following coding sequences are from one Arachis hypogaea cultivar Tifrunner chromosome 7, arahy.Tifrunner.gnm2.J5K5, whole genome shotgun sequence window:
- the LOC112701258 gene encoding uncharacterized protein: MTDDKIAPLVSPNDLLVLQGLYRFDRRNYLQWSQLVHTTLKGRKKLNHLEGNPLATTDPKYKAWDDEDALIMAWLWYSMTPEISRNYMFFPTAKEIWNNLSQT, from the coding sequence ATGACGGATGATAAGATTGCGCCTCTCGTCAGCCCCAATGATCTACTGGTGTTACAAGGGTTGTATCGTTTTGATAGGCGCAACTACCTCCAATGGTCTCAACTGGTTCACACTACTCTCAAGGGGCGAAAGAAATTAAATCATCTAGAAGGGAACCCTCTAGCCACGACAGACCCTAAATATAAAGCCTGGGATGATGAGGATGCTCTTATCATGGCCTGGTTATGGTATTCTATGACACCAGAAATCAGCCGTAATTATATGTTCTTCCCCACTGCTAAGGAGATTTGGAATAATCTAAGTCAGACATAG
- the LOC112701259 gene encoding exocyst complex component EXO70B1: MNRMLRPLLNQIHSYLMQPRIWRLLGFASTLIGFICYALSSSFYQLFGSWTLFKIVAYSIFSIIICLTILFPKLWQQLRGLNFEAHMAFFVLTITSVYSYFSDKAMKGKPDAYSVTSYAAFAVTSLSLQRQNAPAKNRNQRFQDKHHLVVQVNMNPLQVNNNINSNLVSSNIPQKAQQPDEHVAVEANILPSMEERRWANLAVVNMLKCNLNKYIQDKVHRIPEILINDHNFLIDELPSQLVSDLHEKVKFMVRTGFEKECVDQYCTWRREFLDLAGKELSIQEIEEKRRIKTWIKVSNVSLKILFPNERRLCDRIFLGFPSVADCSFAQICGEFTTNLLDFANGFANGSHMLNLLPSVLQVFGVLHELIPEFESVFLDQFSVSLRSEAATTGRRLRKAINGMFMQLEKLINCDTSQVACPGGICPVTVEVMNHLSAVGEFGSSWLSAEVTRIIALLESHLEAKSKDYSNPALGFVFLMNNERYIEKKAKQYQLDKILGNHWIRQRAAKVRENSEHYRRSSWEVVLGFLKLSTEQIEEAESMKKKLNLFNLRFKEIWMDQSAWFMHDEELREEMIASLRKILSRTYGLFIWSFNNLLGKDAHECIRYSVLDIEDLLKDLFGWRGEQLAEMKD, encoded by the exons ATGAACAGGATGCTTAGACCCTTGCTCAATCAAATCCATAGCTACCTAATGCAGCCACGTATATGGAGATTACTGGGTTTCGCATCAACCCTTATTGGATTCATATGCTACGCTCTCAGCTCCTCCTTCTACCAACTCTTCGGAAGTTGGACCTTGTTCAAAATCGTTGCTTATAGCATTTTCAGTATCATCATTTGTCTCACAATTTTGTTTCCAAAATTATGGCAACAATTAAGAGGCCTCAACTTTGAAGCACACATGGCCTTCTTCGTCTTGACCATCACCTCTGTCTATTCATACTTTTCCGATAAAGCGATGAAAGGGAAACCAGATGCTTATAGCGTAACATCCTATGCTGCTTTTGCCGTTACATCGCTTAGCTTGCAAAGACAGA ATGCACCGGCCAAAAACCGGAATCAAAGATTCCAAGATAAGCATCATCTTGTTGTTCAAGTGAATATGAATCCGTTGCAagtcaataataatattaatagcaatctTGTTAGCAGTAATATCCCTCAAAAAGCTCAGCAGCCGGATGAACACGTGGCTGTCGAAGCGAATATCTTGCCGAGCATGGAGGAGCGTAGATGGGCTAATTTGGCTGTTGTGAACATGCTTAAGTGTAATTTGAACAAATACATTCAAGATAAGGTTCACCGGATTCCAGAGATACTAAtcaatgatcataacttcctgaTTGACGAGCTTCCATCACAATTAGTTAGTGACCTTCATGAAAAAGTGAAGTTCATGGTCCGAACCGGGTTCGAGAAGGAGTGTGTGGACCAATACTGCACTTGGAGGAGAGAGTTCTTAGATTTGGCGGGGAAGGAGCTTAGTATACAAGAAATCGAAGAGAAGAGAAGGATTAAGACTTGGATTAAAGTTTCCAATGTTTCACTCAAGATATTGTTTCCTAATGAAAGGAGACTCTGCGATCGCATCTTCTTGGGTTTTCCTTCTGTCGCTGATTGTTCTTTCGCGCAGATTTGCGGAGAATTCACCACTAATCTGCTAGATTTTGCCAATGGTTTTGCCAATGGTAGCCATATGCTTAATCTTTTGCCCAGTGTCCTCCAAGTGTTCGGTGTATTGCATGAACTGATACCAGAGTTTGAGTCAGTGTTTTTGGACCAATTCAGTGTATCGCTTAGGAGTGAAGCAGCGACGACTGGAAGGAGACTAAGGAAAGCAATCAACGGGATGTTCATGCAGCTTGAGAAGTTGATAAATTGtgatacatcacaagtagcttgTCCTGGAGGTATTTGCCCTGTTACCGTGGAAGTGATGAACCATCTTAGTGCTGTTGGAGAGTTTGGGTCTTCTTGGCTTTCTGCGGAGGTAACTAGAATAATTGCATTGTTGGAAAGCCATCTGGAAGCCAAGTCCAAAGATTACAGCAACCCTGCTTTGGGCTTTGTTTTCTTGATGAATAATGAGAGGTACATTGAAAAGAAGGCAAAACAGTATCAATTGGATAAGATTTTGGGTAATCATTGGATCCGACAAAGGGCTGCTAAAGTCCGAGAAAACTCTGAACACTACAGGAGAAGCTCGTGGGAAGTGGTCTTGGGGTTTTTGAAACTTAGCACAGAGCAAATTGAAGAAGCAGAgtccatgaagaagaagctcaatctgTTCAACTTGCGGTTTAAGGAGATATGGATGGATCAAAGTGCATGGTTTATGCATGATGAAGAGCTAAGGGAAGAGATGATAGCATCGCTGAGAAAGATATTGTCTCGTACCTATGGATTGTTCATTTGGAGTTTCAACAACTTACTTGGTAAGGATGCTCATGAGTGTATCAGGTATTCAGTGTTAGACATTGAAGACCTACTGAAGGATTTATTTGGCTGGAGAGGTGAACAACTAGCAGAAATGAAAGATTAA